The following proteins come from a genomic window of Haloarcula salinisoli:
- a CDS encoding glycosyltransferase family 39 protein, whose product MESLSLPFDIGSTLYSSLSNNLMNVLLLQVYMRLNRYRVFLLLALGPSAVVQIAYLRTHEFPALLGGLFLEMAATVASSDALVPATISGFTSDGIPFGYPPLGFYVIALFQKLGVDGVSLLRFGAPVILLCNVVMLYHFITVITDSPETGCIAGIITGTNLSLNVYLIGASGFVRGLGFLFMLVAMLGAYQYYANGEGQRALAIVVVGWGLVVLTHPVQAAAAGAAIAAAWLVWDRSLRGLATGAGIAVVGLIIASPWWLTVVSIHGVDIFFAGAGSQGSINNSLSDLADLVRWFWGSSYVLNWPAVFALIGTVAMVSRGEWRLPAWLATPVFLLVPPHGRLGILIVAPLGAVGFIFILSALTGLDTDLPDMSVQWFSRPTLSGMTFVLPDLSSKRVVAIMFIVLLVGPFISQNMVAASRTSSDSPLPVYVDAEDRSAMEWIEDETAVDAQIAVFGGASEWLPYFTNRTSVIVKYGTEWLGQETFRRHESAQSQLGNCWNASCVNATLVKYEFAPEVDYVYVPYGRFMSGRTATSIPPALHRSMVANPQFTRVYRNSGVSIYKYNQTVPVDREN is encoded by the coding sequence ATGGAGTCACTCTCTTTACCCTTTGACATCGGAAGCACTCTCTACTCATCATTGAGCAATAATCTTATGAATGTACTCCTGTTGCAGGTGTATATGCGATTGAATCGGTACAGAGTGTTCTTATTGCTTGCTCTCGGTCCCTCTGCAGTCGTCCAGATTGCCTACCTCCGTACACACGAGTTCCCGGCGCTGCTAGGTGGGCTCTTCCTGGAGATGGCGGCGACTGTCGCCAGTTCTGATGCACTGGTACCGGCGACGATTTCGGGCTTTACGAGCGACGGGATTCCGTTCGGTTATCCGCCGCTGGGCTTCTACGTTATCGCGCTCTTCCAGAAATTGGGCGTTGATGGTGTCAGTCTCTTGCGGTTCGGGGCGCCAGTTATTCTGCTGTGCAACGTCGTGATGCTATACCATTTTATAACTGTGATCACTGATAGCCCGGAGACCGGGTGTATTGCCGGCATTATCACCGGCACTAACCTCTCGCTGAACGTGTATCTAATTGGTGCAAGTGGATTTGTCCGTGGACTTGGTTTTTTGTTTATGCTGGTCGCGATGCTCGGGGCCTACCAATACTATGCGAACGGTGAAGGACAACGGGCTCTTGCCATCGTTGTCGTCGGCTGGGGGCTTGTGGTTCTGACCCATCCCGTCCAGGCCGCAGCGGCGGGGGCGGCTATCGCTGCCGCGTGGCTCGTCTGGGATCGCTCGCTACGGGGGCTCGCGACTGGGGCGGGTATTGCTGTCGTTGGGCTTATTATCGCTAGCCCGTGGTGGCTTACCGTTGTTTCTATTCATGGAGTAGACATTTTTTTTGCCGGGGCGGGCTCACAGGGTTCAATTAATAATAGTCTGTCAGATCTGGCGGACCTTGTCCGATGGTTCTGGGGTAGTAGCTACGTGCTGAACTGGCCGGCAGTCTTTGCACTTATCGGCACCGTGGCAATGGTTTCCCGGGGTGAGTGGCGCCTGCCCGCTTGGCTTGCCACACCAGTTTTCCTTTTGGTGCCACCCCATGGCCGTCTCGGGATACTGATTGTTGCGCCGCTGGGGGCGGTGGGATTCATATTCATCCTCTCCGCTCTCACGGGACTGGATACTGACCTACCGGATATGTCCGTACAATGGTTCTCCCGTCCAACTCTGTCTGGTATGACATTTGTCTTGCCGGATCTGTCCTCAAAGCGAGTGGTCGCGATTATGTTCATTGTCCTTCTCGTTGGCCCGTTCATAAGCCAGAACATGGTCGCTGCGTCCAGAACCAGCTCGGACAGTCCGCTCCCAGTGTATGTCGACGCTGAGGACCGATCGGCAATGGAGTGGATTGAAGATGAGACCGCCGTAGACGCACAGATAGCCGTTTTCGGAGGAGCTAGCGAGTGGTTACCGTATTTCACAAATCGGACATCGGTCATCGTAAAATACGGGACTGAGTGGTTGGGTCAAGAGACGTTCCGGAGACACGAATCGGCTCAATCACAGCTCGGGAACTGCTGGAACGCCTCGTGTGTGAATGCAACACTCGTCAAGTACGAGTTCGCTCCGGAGGTTGATTACGTCTACGTACCCTACGGCAGATTCATGTCCGGCCGCACTGCAACGTCAATTCCACCGGCGCTTCATCGGTCAATGGTTGCGAACCCCCAATTCACTCGGGTATACCGTAACAGTGGTGTTAGTATCTACAAATACAACCAAACTGTACCGGTAGACCGTGAGAATTGA
- a CDS encoding PadR family transcriptional regulator: MHDLTGFQRDILYVIAGLEEPHGLAVKDELDDYYEQEINHGRLYPNLDDLVDKGLLKKGELDKRTNVYTVTQRGVREIEARREWESQYVEDVNAPTQS, encoded by the coding sequence ATGCACGATCTAACTGGGTTCCAGCGGGACATCTTGTACGTGATCGCCGGGCTCGAGGAACCACATGGGCTCGCAGTCAAGGACGAACTCGACGACTATTACGAACAAGAAATCAATCATGGGCGGCTCTATCCAAACCTCGACGATCTCGTTGACAAAGGCCTCCTGAAGAAAGGTGAACTCGACAAACGGACGAACGTCTACACGGTCACGCAACGCGGAGTGCGGGAGATCGAGGCACGACGTGAGTGGGAAAGCCAGTATGTAGAAGACGTGAACGCACCCACCCAGTCGTAG
- a CDS encoding DUF1931 domain-containing protein, which produces MSDLIVKAAVKDALSDQNVSADFYDALDEEVAELLDDAAKRAEANDRKTVQPRDL; this is translated from the coding sequence ATGTCTGACCTAATCGTCAAAGCGGCCGTGAAGGACGCACTCTCGGACCAGAACGTCTCGGCAGATTTCTACGACGCCCTCGACGAAGAGGTCGCCGAACTGCTCGACGACGCCGCAAAACGTGCTGAGGCCAACGACCGGAAGACGGTCCAGCCCCGCGACCTCTAA
- a CDS encoding transcription initiation factor IIB, translating to MKDKLQSHRQSSDSQEHNPESLQDNTCPECQDTITQNGDRGEATCDGCGLVFEKNKVDLGSEWRAFMSGEKDKKSRVGSPMTHLMHDKGLSTTIDWKNKDAYGQDVSGRKRAQLQRLRKWDERFRTKDAHEENLKQALGEINRMASALGLPDSVRETAGVLYRRAVEKNLLPGRSIEGMSTASLYAATRHHKLPRSLTEFAEVSRVEKVRVQRAYRYLSSELGLEIEPENPTRYIPQFASLLEVSDEAERRSREILDVATNNAVHSGKSPAGLAAAALYAGTHLTNEQLTQETVSEVANITPLTIRIRYQELLEVYEEHG from the coding sequence ATGAAGGATAAATTACAATCCCATAGACAGTCCTCAGACAGTCAGGAGCACAACCCAGAGTCTCTCCAGGATAACACGTGTCCTGAGTGCCAAGACACCATTACTCAAAATGGCGACCGAGGTGAAGCGACATGTGATGGCTGTGGATTAGTTTTCGAGAAAAATAAAGTTGACCTTGGTTCCGAATGGCGTGCATTCATGTCGGGTGAGAAGGATAAAAAGAGTCGTGTTGGTTCTCCCATGACACATTTGATGCACGACAAGGGGCTGAGTACAACCATTGATTGGAAAAATAAAGATGCCTATGGGCAGGATGTCTCTGGTCGAAAACGCGCCCAGTTACAGCGACTCCGGAAATGGGACGAGCGGTTCCGAACGAAGGATGCGCATGAGGAGAATCTCAAGCAGGCTCTCGGTGAAATCAACCGGATGGCATCCGCTCTCGGGCTTCCAGATTCAGTCCGGGAAACTGCAGGCGTCCTGTACCGTCGGGCTGTAGAAAAGAATCTGCTTCCCGGTCGCTCTATCGAAGGTATGTCTACAGCATCATTATATGCGGCCACCCGACACCACAAACTACCACGATCTCTGACTGAGTTCGCCGAGGTCAGCCGTGTCGAAAAAGTTCGAGTCCAGCGGGCATACCGATATCTGTCCTCTGAACTCGGATTAGAAATTGAGCCAGAAAACCCAACTCGATATATCCCACAATTCGCATCCTTGCTTGAGGTAAGCGATGAAGCAGAACGGCGCTCTCGTGAAATTCTTGATGTAGCAACAAACAATGCTGTCCATAGTGGGAAGAGTCCAGCAGGATTGGCAGCCGCCGCTTTATATGCTGGAACACATCTTACGAACGAACAACTCACACAGGAGACGGTGAGTGAAGTAGCCAATATCACACCATTAACCATCAGAATTCGATATCAGGAGCTTCTCGAGGTGTACGAAGAGCATGGCTAA
- a CDS encoding TATA-box-binding protein: MSVTAESIQVENVVASSDIGQELDLETLSEDLGATDYDPDNFPGLVYRMHDPKAAALIFRSGKVVCTGPKSVDDVTTALEYVFDELRELGVDVATSPDIEIQNIVSSGDLDHTLNLNAIAIGLGLEHIEYEPEQFPGLVYRLDDPDVVALLFGSGKLVITGGKQLDDAEQALTVIENRLTDLGLLE, from the coding sequence ATGAGTGTCACAGCCGAATCAATTCAAGTCGAGAATGTGGTCGCATCGTCCGATATCGGTCAAGAACTCGATCTGGAAACGCTTTCTGAGGATTTAGGAGCCACCGACTACGATCCCGATAACTTCCCTGGACTCGTGTATCGGATGCATGATCCCAAAGCCGCAGCGCTCATTTTCCGCTCGGGGAAAGTCGTCTGTACGGGTCCAAAAAGCGTCGACGATGTGACGACCGCGTTGGAATATGTCTTCGACGAGCTCCGTGAATTGGGTGTCGATGTCGCTACCTCCCCAGATATTGAAATCCAGAATATTGTCTCAAGTGGGGACCTCGACCACACACTCAATTTGAATGCGATTGCGATCGGCCTAGGTCTCGAACACATCGAATACGAACCAGAGCAGTTCCCGGGGCTCGTCTACCGGCTTGACGACCCGGACGTCGTCGCACTCCTCTTCGGGAGTGGCAAGCTCGTCATCACGGGCGGGAAACAGCTTGACGATGCTGAACAAGCGCTTACAGTGATCGAAAATCGGCTCACTGATCTCGGGTTACTGGAGTAA
- a CDS encoding rhomboid family intramembrane serine protease produces MISSFRINMTYLILILMWATFLMQFVIFPVFFRIPPGSLLWRSIFVLSPQQPLNVLTWVTSIFSHGSFVHIGINSIVLFFVGPVVERRLGRVHFVVLFLVSGIIAGLAQVGTTLVLNTGIQPGIVGSSGAIMGILGVLTLHRPNIKVYLFFLIPVPFWILIVGFAAFSTVAGFSSMGPGGVANWAHLVGLGIGITYATVFQKQHAL; encoded by the coding sequence ATGATTAGTTCTTTCCGAATCAACATGACCTATCTTATTCTCATACTAATGTGGGCAACGTTTTTGATGCAGTTCGTAATATTCCCTGTTTTTTTTCGGATCCCTCCCGGATCTTTATTATGGCGGTCAATATTTGTTCTCTCGCCACAGCAGCCGCTAAACGTCTTGACATGGGTCACGTCTATATTCTCTCATGGCAGCTTTGTTCATATCGGAATTAATAGTATCGTGCTATTTTTTGTTGGCCCAGTCGTTGAGCGGCGCCTCGGAAGGGTGCATTTTGTAGTGTTGTTTCTCGTTTCGGGTATAATAGCCGGGCTTGCACAGGTTGGTACGACACTGGTCCTAAACACGGGGATTCAGCCAGGTATCGTTGGCTCATCGGGTGCCATTATGGGTATATTGGGGGTACTAACCCTCCACAGGCCCAATATTAAAGTATATTTATTTTTCTTAATCCCAGTGCCCTTCTGGATACTAATTGTCGGATTTGCTGCTTTCTCGACCGTTGCTGGCTTCTCTTCGATGGGTCCTGGGGGTGTAGCAAACTGGGCCCATCTCGTGGGGCTCGGTATCGGAATTACATATGCAACCGTCTTCCAGAAACAGCATGCTCTTTAA
- a CDS encoding DUF63 family protein, translating into MSAFESLQEESGAARLWVGSLLSIVVFVAGAAMAMPTRIWDRFLWHYFWGPVYADAKAASCAVMTNSGPEPLYQGCEAAIERGAIVAEPGYTVVSEIGYMLILVYMLVGVYLLLERLDIADDPNLYFAFVPFMLLGGALRVVEDGTDRAIDAGVTPLVEYPLNSLIISPIIYGTVFLVTLVSLVGCLALQRCGYIENYYRGTSGVGVTLVVGTLAYLMLGTLSYEYSTLYPSVLLSTVGIASGLSVGLYILFEKYAPEVNAGTSYIGLLVIWGHAIDGVANVILADWLDALSVPLTYYPKHPANAFIIDTTESLQAASLTAVIGTSWPFLFVKLGVASAVVWLFNDQFLEESPRYGLLLLVAVTAVGLGPGTRDMLRATFGI; encoded by the coding sequence ATGAGCGCCTTTGAGTCCCTTCAGGAGGAGTCCGGTGCGGCCCGCCTGTGGGTGGGATCCCTCCTTAGCATCGTCGTCTTCGTCGCGGGTGCGGCGATGGCAATGCCGACCCGCATCTGGGACCGCTTTCTTTGGCACTACTTCTGGGGGCCGGTGTACGCCGACGCCAAAGCCGCAAGCTGTGCAGTGATGACCAACAGCGGCCCAGAACCGCTGTATCAGGGATGCGAAGCCGCTATCGAGCGCGGCGCAATCGTCGCCGAACCTGGCTATACTGTCGTCTCGGAAATCGGCTACATGCTCATACTGGTGTACATGCTTGTCGGCGTCTACCTGCTGCTGGAACGACTGGATATCGCTGACGACCCGAACCTCTACTTTGCCTTCGTCCCGTTCATGTTACTCGGCGGGGCCCTGCGGGTGGTCGAGGACGGCACCGACCGGGCCATCGACGCGGGTGTGACACCGCTCGTGGAGTACCCGCTGAATTCGCTCATCATCAGTCCTATCATCTACGGGACCGTCTTCCTCGTGACGTTGGTCTCGCTTGTGGGCTGTCTCGCGCTTCAACGATGTGGCTACATCGAGAACTACTACCGTGGCACTTCCGGAGTTGGCGTCACACTCGTGGTGGGGACGCTTGCCTATCTAATGCTGGGCACACTCTCGTATGAGTACTCCACGCTGTACCCGTCCGTGTTGCTCTCGACGGTGGGAATTGCATCGGGGCTGTCCGTGGGTCTCTACATCCTGTTTGAAAAATATGCTCCCGAAGTCAACGCCGGCACCAGTTACATCGGACTGCTGGTCATCTGGGGCCACGCTATCGACGGCGTTGCGAACGTAATCCTCGCGGATTGGCTTGATGCGTTGTCGGTGCCACTGACCTACTACCCGAAACACCCGGCCAACGCCTTCATAATCGATACCACTGAATCGCTCCAGGCCGCTAGCCTAACGGCCGTTATCGGCACCTCGTGGCCCTTCCTCTTTGTCAAGTTGGGCGTGGCATCCGCTGTCGTCTGGCTGTTCAACGACCAGTTCCTCGAGGAGTCACCGCGCTACGGACTGCTGTTGCTGGTGGCCGTTACCGCCGTGGGCCTCGGCCCCGGCACGCGCGATATGCTTCGGGCCACCTTCGGCATCTAG
- a CDS encoding sodium:calcium antiporter: MIKQSNIVSIPLIVTIAYVASRKRDLGDETEGQDTRRDGEQGSTSSGGQTATHGRHRQENLLRIQKEAVTVLILPYLGILGLVAVLTLPESGRGLQPIDGWIMGAAYLAYLGQAFFRGRSESEDVQWTKKELGLAGAGLVVLASGAYGIVLSTENIVAALGISRLVGGLFVTAIVTAIPEMFATWSVVRSGQVTAGTTSVIGDNAVTMTVAFVPLALVTVPIEDFQLYWVNLLFVALMPAVYAGLTHWGAAAHGFTRLQVLLFDGLYVVYVGVMAFSVLNIL; this comes from the coding sequence GTGATTAAACAAAGCAACATCGTCTCCATTCCACTCATCGTTACTATCGCCTACGTCGCCTCGCGGAAGCGAGACCTCGGCGACGAAACGGAGGGGCAAGATACGCGTCGCGACGGTGAACAGGGAAGCACGTCGTCTGGCGGCCAAACAGCGACGCACGGTCGCCACCGCCAGGAGAATCTCCTTCGGATTCAGAAGGAGGCCGTTACCGTCCTGATACTGCCGTATCTCGGAATCCTCGGTCTGGTCGCCGTCCTCACGCTGCCGGAATCCGGGCGGGGACTCCAGCCCATCGATGGGTGGATTATGGGGGCAGCCTACCTCGCATATCTGGGCCAGGCGTTCTTCAGGGGTCGCTCCGAGTCGGAGGACGTGCAGTGGACCAAGAAAGAACTCGGCCTTGCCGGTGCCGGGCTGGTCGTCCTCGCGTCGGGAGCGTACGGTATCGTTCTCTCGACGGAGAACATCGTGGCTGCACTCGGGATCTCGAGGCTCGTGGGCGGGTTATTCGTAACGGCGATTGTGACGGCGATCCCCGAGATGTTCGCGACGTGGAGCGTCGTCAGAAGCGGTCAGGTCACCGCCGGGACGACGAGCGTTATCGGTGACAACGCTGTCACGATGACCGTAGCGTTCGTGCCGCTCGCACTCGTCACGGTTCCAATCGAGGACTTTCAACTCTATTGGGTGAATCTGCTATTCGTTGCGCTGATGCCGGCCGTGTACGCGGGACTGACCCACTGGGGAGCGGCTGCACACGGGTTCACGCGATTGCAAGTCCTGCTGTTCGACGGTCTCTACGTTGTGTATGTTGGTGTAATGGCCTTCAGTGTACTCAACATACTCTGA
- a CDS encoding V-type ATP synthase subunit I gives MLRPKKMCRVSVTGSKRTMEPVIEAVHALDILHVTEYDGSWDGFEPGDPVEGADEASDQLVTVRSLESILNVGEEDAGSMQLVADETLEEDLEEVRSEVTELDDHRNELRDELRAVEDEINAMEPFVTLGIDLDLLRDYDTLSVTVGEGDAAEVRSALADSALDTFEVFAEDGVLAVFARSGADDLQDVLVGTTFSALEVPEGDGDPSEYSEELNHRKQKLESKLETAESDLENLRLDYSSFLLAVEEKLSIKVQKAEAPLAFATTENAFIAEGWIPNKDYEYFEREVGNAVETAIDIEKLEVAEYDDQGHVHSKEKIESENGESNETEETSPTIEDEKGSEEAAADGGTVTMSDKAPPVIQDNPGGARPFESLVEVVSRPKYGEFDPTVFFLLSFPAFYGFMIGDIGYGLLYFFAGYAIYNKVDSDVLKSLGGVAMWAGGFTILFGFLYGEIFGLLIVSDVIWPILGFKSAPIHKGLKPQYGEYAIAWLTISVLAGVIHLSIGWALDFVQNLSHSLWDALTESGSWLLMMFGLWAWVFSGANGAAPNFLYTTQEGIFAGNPFPFGFAGLPAMNLFTLPIVNAPFSAWLVVFFVGFGLLALADPIELVEFLNVFVNVLSYTRLAAVLLAKAGMAFVVNLLFFGVYVDSEGGWHFGVSGMPTIPEGAESVMYHGHEVVNIMFPGLMHSGIAAVVGGLLILVLGHALVLILGVTSAGLQAVRLEYVEFFGKFYEGGGRPYNPFGYERTYTTEE, from the coding sequence ATGCTTAGACCTAAGAAAATGTGCCGCGTCTCGGTGACGGGGTCGAAACGGACCATGGAGCCGGTCATTGAAGCCGTCCACGCTCTCGACATCCTTCATGTTACCGAGTATGATGGCTCGTGGGATGGGTTCGAACCTGGTGACCCGGTCGAGGGGGCCGACGAAGCATCGGACCAGCTGGTCACCGTCCGTTCGCTGGAATCTATCCTCAACGTTGGCGAGGAAGACGCTGGCTCGATGCAACTCGTCGCTGACGAGACCCTTGAAGAGGATCTTGAAGAGGTCCGCTCAGAGGTCACCGAACTTGATGACCATCGAAACGAACTCCGCGACGAGCTGCGCGCGGTTGAAGACGAGATCAACGCGATGGAACCTTTTGTCACGCTAGGTATCGACCTCGATTTGCTTCGGGACTACGATACTCTCTCGGTGACGGTTGGCGAGGGTGACGCCGCTGAAGTCCGGTCGGCACTCGCCGACAGCGCACTGGACACTTTCGAGGTGTTCGCCGAGGACGGCGTGCTGGCGGTGTTCGCTCGCAGCGGAGCAGATGACCTGCAAGATGTTTTAGTCGGCACGACCTTCTCGGCGTTGGAGGTACCCGAGGGTGACGGCGATCCCAGCGAGTACTCGGAAGAATTGAACCACCGTAAACAGAAGCTCGAATCAAAACTCGAAACCGCCGAGAGCGACCTCGAGAACCTCCGACTTGACTACAGTAGCTTCCTGCTAGCTGTCGAAGAGAAACTATCAATAAAAGTTCAGAAAGCCGAGGCCCCACTCGCATTCGCGACGACTGAGAATGCTTTCATTGCGGAGGGATGGATTCCCAACAAGGATTACGAATACTTCGAACGCGAAGTAGGGAATGCTGTCGAGACAGCCATTGACATCGAGAAACTAGAAGTCGCTGAATACGACGACCAAGGACATGTCCATTCGAAAGAGAAAATCGAGTCAGAGAATGGCGAGTCCAATGAGACTGAGGAAACCAGCCCGACTATCGAGGACGAGAAGGGGTCGGAAGAAGCTGCAGCAGACGGTGGGACAGTCACGATGAGTGATAAAGCTCCCCCAGTAATTCAGGACAATCCTGGTGGAGCTCGCCCCTTCGAATCACTCGTTGAGGTTGTTAGCCGCCCGAAGTACGGCGAGTTCGACCCGACAGTGTTTTTCCTTCTTTCCTTCCCAGCGTTTTACGGATTCATGATAGGGGATATCGGCTACGGACTTCTCTACTTTTTCGCTGGCTACGCTATCTACAACAAAGTCGATAGCGACGTACTGAAAAGTCTTGGTGGCGTTGCAATGTGGGCAGGTGGGTTTACGATCCTCTTTGGTTTCCTGTATGGTGAGATATTTGGTTTACTCATCGTATCGGACGTTATCTGGCCGATTCTTGGCTTCAAGAGCGCGCCAATACACAAGGGGTTAAAACCTCAGTACGGAGAGTACGCTATCGCGTGGTTGACCATTAGTGTCCTCGCTGGTGTCATCCACCTCTCCATTGGGTGGGCGCTTGATTTTGTTCAGAATCTTTCCCACAGCCTCTGGGATGCGCTCACTGAGAGTGGGTCATGGCTGCTGATGATGTTTGGGCTATGGGCTTGGGTATTCTCTGGGGCTAACGGAGCTGCACCAAACTTCCTTTACACAACTCAGGAAGGGATCTTCGCTGGCAATCCATTCCCGTTCGGATTTGCCGGCCTTCCGGCAATGAACCTGTTCACGCTACCGATTGTTAATGCGCCGTTCTCGGCGTGGTTAGTCGTTTTCTTTGTCGGATTTGGTTTACTCGCACTTGCCGATCCAATTGAACTTGTGGAGTTCCTCAACGTCTTTGTGAATGTATTGTCGTATACCCGACTGGCTGCGGTGTTGCTCGCCAAAGCGGGGATGGCATTCGTAGTTAATCTCCTCTTTTTCGGCGTATACGTCGATAGCGAGGGAGGATGGCACTTCGGCGTATCTGGAATGCCAACGATACCCGAAGGTGCGGAATCCGTAATGTATCACGGTCACGAGGTGGTCAATATAATGTTCCCCGGCCTGATGCATTCCGGCATTGCTGCCGTCGTTGGTGGTCTGCTGATACTTGTACTGGGCCATGCATTGGTACTTATTCTTGGCGTTACCAGTGCAGGCCTGCAGGCGGTACGTCTTGAGTACGTCGAGTTCTTCGGGAAGTTCTATGAGGGTGGCGGCAGACCATACAATCCCTTTGGCTACGAGCGGACCTACACAACTGAAGAATAA